The following are encoded together in the Penaeus chinensis breed Huanghai No. 1 chromosome 20, ASM1920278v2, whole genome shotgun sequence genome:
- the LOC125036263 gene encoding endoplasmic reticulum membrane-associated RNA degradation protein-like isoform X4: MLQNVYPAAYDALLKPFLEWTHQEKDIHLTIKQISKESTSGDHLVALLTITAIVERALGNVVLLKCKQVPFLLRDLLATPELEELIGKVKVQLLIVMLGSVLGLNLRNIAWHGFLSPHETSQAFVATIIFILADCGRMLEKTSQIKNIPCRPHVTFDEASCLSSVFDNMIIPRKAVLEEVIRNSSFVPIVMYPAWKKALELLEEEQWGLCVTLLLPLMECSMRAMFAHVNKVSERMLTAENSTLYTTMDEILNEYMENSTTSQTVNEKDGKYEISSCSACVHNLGNREHCEVNKCTLAADGIKHADQEKNRELDASEKKNQVQYTIGTKLNEALHDLLNFIQGPRIRDRVSHGEAKLQEIPEFITCHILYLNLLVLSPGGPDIDEAPSGTTNKMQCMNLRGLREEYALNAKLEGKFLENTSETKCLEHCPPPSDEACSQDKKCTNDSSNLSDHGKEVIGELRRNMNYYKCVFHPSAILHRRLIHAGSYISNWIQWDRVDSSELDYPEWESWDKIQLPEAISYPPLHISHNVCSLHNMEQFLVLVKNIQYKVLYRPKQEVELISILQRITVCILATLEKNCDNMTLKYSQYINKRLRSRQRETYRRQLIAVPVIVSSCYLTSQVIYLIFLAINKSGDLSLSSFTSLMRVLKPVLKVTENLVTQTSLSVNRWDEASSLSVNNIDHIRKEFTHRQE; this comes from the exons ATGCTCCAGAATGTGTATCCTGCAGCATATGATGCTTTACTTAAACCATTTCTAGAGTGGACACATCAG GAAAAGGATATACACCTGACCATAAAGCAAATTTCAAAGGAAAGCACATCTGGAGATCACTTGGTTGCTCTCCTCACCATCACAGCTATTGTGGAGAGAGCTTTGGGGAAT GTAGTGCTACTCAAATGTAAGCAAGTCCCATTTCTTTTAAGAGACCTTCTAGCTACTCCTGAACTGGAAGAGTTGATTGGAAAAGTAAAA GTCCAGCTGCTGATAGTGATGCTTGGCTCAGTGCTGGGCCTTAATCTTCGCAACATTGCTTGGCATGGATTCTTAAGTCCCCATGAAACAAGCCAAGCTTTTGTTGCAACAATTATCTTCATTCTTGCTGACTGTGGAAGGATGCTGGAAAAAACTAGTCAAATCAAGAATATCCCATGCAGGCCACATGTAACCTTTGATGAG gcaTCATGCCTTAGCAGTGTATTTGATAATATGATCATCCCCAGAAAAGCTGTTTTGGAAGAAGTGATAAGGAATTCCAGTTTTGTTCCAATTGTCATGTATCCTGCTTGGAAAAAAGCCTTAGAACTTTTGGAAGAGGAGCA ATGGGGTTTGTGTGtaactcttcttcttcccttgatGGAATGTTCCATGAGAGCAATGTTTGCTCATGTTAACAAAGTGTCAGAGAGAATGCTAACTGCAGAAAATTCAACATTATACACCACCATGGATGAAATACTTAATGAATATATGGAGAACAGTACAACTTCTCAGACAGTGAACGAAAAGGATGGAAAATATGAGATTTCTAGTTGTTCTGCCTGTGTTCACAATTTGGGAAACAGAGAACACTGTGAGGTAAACAAGTGCACACTAGCAGCTGATGGGATAAAGCATGCAGatcaagaaaagaacagagaattaGATGCTTCAGAGAAAAAGAATCAGGTTCAGTATACTATAGGTACAAAACTAAATGAAGCTCTACATGACCTACTGAATTTTATCCAAGGCCCACGTATCAGGGACAGAGTGAGTCATGGAGAGGCTAAGTTACAAGAAATCCCGGAATTTATTACATGTCACATTTTATATCTTAACCTTCTGGTGCTCTCTCCAGGAGGTCCAGATATTGATGAAGCTCCCAGTGGTACTACTAATAAAATGCAGTGTATGAACTTGAGGGGTCTAAGGGAGGAATATGCATTAAATGCTAAATTGGAAGGAAAATTCTTGGAAAATACAAGTGAAACAAAATGCCTTGAACATTGTCCTCCTCCCTCTGATGAAGCATGTTCCCAGGATAAGAAATGTACCAATGACTCCAGTAATTTATCAGACCATGGTAAAGAAGTTATTGGTGAACTGAGGAGAAATATGAATTATTACAAGTGTGTTTTCCATCCAAGTGCAATATTACACAGGAGGCTTATTCATGCTGGGTCATATATTTCAAACTGGATACAGTGGGATAGAGTAGATTCTTCAGAACTTGATTATCCAGAGTGGGAATCCTGGGATAAGATACAGTTACCTGAAGCAATATCATACCCACCTTTACATATTTCTCACAATGTGTGCAGCCTTCATAACATGGAACAGTTTCTTGTTTTAGTAAAAAACATCCAGTACAAAGTTTTATATAGACCCAAACAGGAGGTTGAATTAATATCTATTTTGCAGAGAATTACAGTATGCATTTTAGCAACTCTtgaaaaaaattgtgataatatgaccttaaaatattcacaatatattaataaaagattaaggtccagacagagagagacataccggAGACAACTAATTGCAGTTCCAGTAATTGTTTCAAGTTGTTATCTTACAAGTCAAGTGATTTACTTAATCTTCTTGGCCATTAACAAGTCTGGAGACTTAAGTCTGTCTTCCTTTACCAGTCTAATGAGAGTGCTAAAACCTGTGCTGAAAGTCACTGAGAATTTAGTAACTCAAACCAGCTTGAGTGTAAATCGCTGGGATGAAGCATCATCTTTatctgttaataatattgatcatataaGAAAGGAATTTACTCATAGACAAGAGTGA
- the LOC125036263 gene encoding endoplasmic reticulum membrane-associated RNA degradation protein-like isoform X1, producing MILLWIKSQDTFLSTEVKKFIETVTPDLTQIPSGADYSWIYRDTGIAWEKLEDVFDNIKEENGSKAWFFEAIKQVPPLFRECYHMLQNVYPAAYDALLKPFLEWTHQEKDIHLTIKQISKESTSGDHLVALLTITAIVERALGNVVLLKCKQVPFLLRDLLATPELEELIGKVKVQLLIVMLGSVLGLNLRNIAWHGFLSPHETSQAFVATIIFILADCGRMLEKTSQIKNIPCRPHVTFDEASCLSSVFDNMIIPRKAVLEEVIRNSSFVPIVMYPAWKKALELLEEEQWGLCVTLLLPLMECSMRAMFAHVNKVSERMLTAENSTLYTTMDEILNEYMENSTTSQTVNEKDGKYEISSCSACVHNLGNREHCEVNKCTLAADGIKHADQEKNRELDASEKKNQVQYTIGTKLNEALHDLLNFIQGPRIRDRVSHGEAKLQEIPEFITCHILYLNLLVLSPGGPDIDEAPSGTTNKMQCMNLRGLREEYALNAKLEGKFLENTSETKCLEHCPPPSDEACSQDKKCTNDSSNLSDHGKEVIGELRRNMNYYKCVFHPSAILHRRLIHAGSYISNWIQWDRVDSSELDYPEWESWDKIQLPEAISYPPLHISHNVCSLHNMEQFLVLVKNIQYKVLYRPKQEVELISILQRITVCILATLEKNCDNMTLKYSQYINKRLRSRQRETYRRQLIAVPVIVSSCYLTSQVIYLIFLAINKSGDLSLSSFTSLMRVLKPVLKVTENLVTQTSLSVNRWDEASSLSVNNIDHIRKEFTHRQE from the exons ATGATCCTGCTTTGGATCAAATCACAGGACACTTTTCTGTCTACTGAAGTGAAGAAGTTCATCGAAACAGTAACCCCAGACCTCACCCAGATACCAAGTGGTGCTGATTATAGCTGGATTTATCGTGACACTGGGATAGCATGGGAAAAGTTGGAGGATGTTTTTGACA ATatcaaagaagaaaatggaagtaaGGCTTGGTTCTTTGAGGCTATCAAGCAGGTACCTCCCTTATTCAGGGAGTGTTACCATATGCTCCAGAATGTGTATCCTGCAGCATATGATGCTTTACTTAAACCATTTCTAGAGTGGACACATCAG GAAAAGGATATACACCTGACCATAAAGCAAATTTCAAAGGAAAGCACATCTGGAGATCACTTGGTTGCTCTCCTCACCATCACAGCTATTGTGGAGAGAGCTTTGGGGAAT GTAGTGCTACTCAAATGTAAGCAAGTCCCATTTCTTTTAAGAGACCTTCTAGCTACTCCTGAACTGGAAGAGTTGATTGGAAAAGTAAAA GTCCAGCTGCTGATAGTGATGCTTGGCTCAGTGCTGGGCCTTAATCTTCGCAACATTGCTTGGCATGGATTCTTAAGTCCCCATGAAACAAGCCAAGCTTTTGTTGCAACAATTATCTTCATTCTTGCTGACTGTGGAAGGATGCTGGAAAAAACTAGTCAAATCAAGAATATCCCATGCAGGCCACATGTAACCTTTGATGAG gcaTCATGCCTTAGCAGTGTATTTGATAATATGATCATCCCCAGAAAAGCTGTTTTGGAAGAAGTGATAAGGAATTCCAGTTTTGTTCCAATTGTCATGTATCCTGCTTGGAAAAAAGCCTTAGAACTTTTGGAAGAGGAGCA ATGGGGTTTGTGTGtaactcttcttcttcccttgatGGAATGTTCCATGAGAGCAATGTTTGCTCATGTTAACAAAGTGTCAGAGAGAATGCTAACTGCAGAAAATTCAACATTATACACCACCATGGATGAAATACTTAATGAATATATGGAGAACAGTACAACTTCTCAGACAGTGAACGAAAAGGATGGAAAATATGAGATTTCTAGTTGTTCTGCCTGTGTTCACAATTTGGGAAACAGAGAACACTGTGAGGTAAACAAGTGCACACTAGCAGCTGATGGGATAAAGCATGCAGatcaagaaaagaacagagaattaGATGCTTCAGAGAAAAAGAATCAGGTTCAGTATACTATAGGTACAAAACTAAATGAAGCTCTACATGACCTACTGAATTTTATCCAAGGCCCACGTATCAGGGACAGAGTGAGTCATGGAGAGGCTAAGTTACAAGAAATCCCGGAATTTATTACATGTCACATTTTATATCTTAACCTTCTGGTGCTCTCTCCAGGAGGTCCAGATATTGATGAAGCTCCCAGTGGTACTACTAATAAAATGCAGTGTATGAACTTGAGGGGTCTAAGGGAGGAATATGCATTAAATGCTAAATTGGAAGGAAAATTCTTGGAAAATACAAGTGAAACAAAATGCCTTGAACATTGTCCTCCTCCCTCTGATGAAGCATGTTCCCAGGATAAGAAATGTACCAATGACTCCAGTAATTTATCAGACCATGGTAAAGAAGTTATTGGTGAACTGAGGAGAAATATGAATTATTACAAGTGTGTTTTCCATCCAAGTGCAATATTACACAGGAGGCTTATTCATGCTGGGTCATATATTTCAAACTGGATACAGTGGGATAGAGTAGATTCTTCAGAACTTGATTATCCAGAGTGGGAATCCTGGGATAAGATACAGTTACCTGAAGCAATATCATACCCACCTTTACATATTTCTCACAATGTGTGCAGCCTTCATAACATGGAACAGTTTCTTGTTTTAGTAAAAAACATCCAGTACAAAGTTTTATATAGACCCAAACAGGAGGTTGAATTAATATCTATTTTGCAGAGAATTACAGTATGCATTTTAGCAACTCTtgaaaaaaattgtgataatatgaccttaaaatattcacaatatattaataaaagattaaggtccagacagagagagacataccggAGACAACTAATTGCAGTTCCAGTAATTGTTTCAAGTTGTTATCTTACAAGTCAAGTGATTTACTTAATCTTCTTGGCCATTAACAAGTCTGGAGACTTAAGTCTGTCTTCCTTTACCAGTCTAATGAGAGTGCTAAAACCTGTGCTGAAAGTCACTGAGAATTTAGTAACTCAAACCAGCTTGAGTGTAAATCGCTGGGATGAAGCATCATCTTTatctgttaataatattgatcatataaGAAAGGAATTTACTCATAGACAAGAGTGA
- the LOC125036263 gene encoding endoplasmic reticulum membrane-associated RNA degradation protein-like isoform X3 produces MILLWIKSQDTFLSTEVKKFIETVTPDLTQIPSGADYSWIYRDTGIAWEKLEDVFDNIKEENGSKAWFFEAIKQVPPLFRECYHMLQNVYPAAYDALLKPFLEWTHQVVLLKCKQVPFLLRDLLATPELEELIGKVKVQLLIVMLGSVLGLNLRNIAWHGFLSPHETSQAFVATIIFILADCGRMLEKTSQIKNIPCRPHVTFDEASCLSSVFDNMIIPRKAVLEEVIRNSSFVPIVMYPAWKKALELLEEEQWGLCVTLLLPLMECSMRAMFAHVNKVSERMLTAENSTLYTTMDEILNEYMENSTTSQTVNEKDGKYEISSCSACVHNLGNREHCEVNKCTLAADGIKHADQEKNRELDASEKKNQVQYTIGTKLNEALHDLLNFIQGPRIRDRVSHGEAKLQEIPEFITCHILYLNLLVLSPGGPDIDEAPSGTTNKMQCMNLRGLREEYALNAKLEGKFLENTSETKCLEHCPPPSDEACSQDKKCTNDSSNLSDHGKEVIGELRRNMNYYKCVFHPSAILHRRLIHAGSYISNWIQWDRVDSSELDYPEWESWDKIQLPEAISYPPLHISHNVCSLHNMEQFLVLVKNIQYKVLYRPKQEVELISILQRITVCILATLEKNCDNMTLKYSQYINKRLRSRQRETYRRQLIAVPVIVSSCYLTSQVIYLIFLAINKSGDLSLSSFTSLMRVLKPVLKVTENLVTQTSLSVNRWDEASSLSVNNIDHIRKEFTHRQE; encoded by the exons ATGATCCTGCTTTGGATCAAATCACAGGACACTTTTCTGTCTACTGAAGTGAAGAAGTTCATCGAAACAGTAACCCCAGACCTCACCCAGATACCAAGTGGTGCTGATTATAGCTGGATTTATCGTGACACTGGGATAGCATGGGAAAAGTTGGAGGATGTTTTTGACA ATatcaaagaagaaaatggaagtaaGGCTTGGTTCTTTGAGGCTATCAAGCAGGTACCTCCCTTATTCAGGGAGTGTTACCATATGCTCCAGAATGTGTATCCTGCAGCATATGATGCTTTACTTAAACCATTTCTAGAGTGGACACATCAG GTAGTGCTACTCAAATGTAAGCAAGTCCCATTTCTTTTAAGAGACCTTCTAGCTACTCCTGAACTGGAAGAGTTGATTGGAAAAGTAAAA GTCCAGCTGCTGATAGTGATGCTTGGCTCAGTGCTGGGCCTTAATCTTCGCAACATTGCTTGGCATGGATTCTTAAGTCCCCATGAAACAAGCCAAGCTTTTGTTGCAACAATTATCTTCATTCTTGCTGACTGTGGAAGGATGCTGGAAAAAACTAGTCAAATCAAGAATATCCCATGCAGGCCACATGTAACCTTTGATGAG gcaTCATGCCTTAGCAGTGTATTTGATAATATGATCATCCCCAGAAAAGCTGTTTTGGAAGAAGTGATAAGGAATTCCAGTTTTGTTCCAATTGTCATGTATCCTGCTTGGAAAAAAGCCTTAGAACTTTTGGAAGAGGAGCA ATGGGGTTTGTGTGtaactcttcttcttcccttgatGGAATGTTCCATGAGAGCAATGTTTGCTCATGTTAACAAAGTGTCAGAGAGAATGCTAACTGCAGAAAATTCAACATTATACACCACCATGGATGAAATACTTAATGAATATATGGAGAACAGTACAACTTCTCAGACAGTGAACGAAAAGGATGGAAAATATGAGATTTCTAGTTGTTCTGCCTGTGTTCACAATTTGGGAAACAGAGAACACTGTGAGGTAAACAAGTGCACACTAGCAGCTGATGGGATAAAGCATGCAGatcaagaaaagaacagagaattaGATGCTTCAGAGAAAAAGAATCAGGTTCAGTATACTATAGGTACAAAACTAAATGAAGCTCTACATGACCTACTGAATTTTATCCAAGGCCCACGTATCAGGGACAGAGTGAGTCATGGAGAGGCTAAGTTACAAGAAATCCCGGAATTTATTACATGTCACATTTTATATCTTAACCTTCTGGTGCTCTCTCCAGGAGGTCCAGATATTGATGAAGCTCCCAGTGGTACTACTAATAAAATGCAGTGTATGAACTTGAGGGGTCTAAGGGAGGAATATGCATTAAATGCTAAATTGGAAGGAAAATTCTTGGAAAATACAAGTGAAACAAAATGCCTTGAACATTGTCCTCCTCCCTCTGATGAAGCATGTTCCCAGGATAAGAAATGTACCAATGACTCCAGTAATTTATCAGACCATGGTAAAGAAGTTATTGGTGAACTGAGGAGAAATATGAATTATTACAAGTGTGTTTTCCATCCAAGTGCAATATTACACAGGAGGCTTATTCATGCTGGGTCATATATTTCAAACTGGATACAGTGGGATAGAGTAGATTCTTCAGAACTTGATTATCCAGAGTGGGAATCCTGGGATAAGATACAGTTACCTGAAGCAATATCATACCCACCTTTACATATTTCTCACAATGTGTGCAGCCTTCATAACATGGAACAGTTTCTTGTTTTAGTAAAAAACATCCAGTACAAAGTTTTATATAGACCCAAACAGGAGGTTGAATTAATATCTATTTTGCAGAGAATTACAGTATGCATTTTAGCAACTCTtgaaaaaaattgtgataatatgaccttaaaatattcacaatatattaataaaagattaaggtccagacagagagagacataccggAGACAACTAATTGCAGTTCCAGTAATTGTTTCAAGTTGTTATCTTACAAGTCAAGTGATTTACTTAATCTTCTTGGCCATTAACAAGTCTGGAGACTTAAGTCTGTCTTCCTTTACCAGTCTAATGAGAGTGCTAAAACCTGTGCTGAAAGTCACTGAGAATTTAGTAACTCAAACCAGCTTGAGTGTAAATCGCTGGGATGAAGCATCATCTTTatctgttaataatattgatcatataaGAAAGGAATTTACTCATAGACAAGAGTGA
- the LOC125036263 gene encoding endoplasmic reticulum membrane-associated RNA degradation protein-like isoform X2, with amino-acid sequence MILLWIKSQDTFLSTEVKKFIETVTPDLTQIPSGADYSWIYRDTGIAWEKLEDVFDNIKEENGSKAWFFEAIKQVPPLFRECYHMLQNVYPAAYDALLKPFLEWTHQEKDIHLTIKQISKESTSGDHLVALLTITAIVERALGNVQLLIVMLGSVLGLNLRNIAWHGFLSPHETSQAFVATIIFILADCGRMLEKTSQIKNIPCRPHVTFDEASCLSSVFDNMIIPRKAVLEEVIRNSSFVPIVMYPAWKKALELLEEEQWGLCVTLLLPLMECSMRAMFAHVNKVSERMLTAENSTLYTTMDEILNEYMENSTTSQTVNEKDGKYEISSCSACVHNLGNREHCEVNKCTLAADGIKHADQEKNRELDASEKKNQVQYTIGTKLNEALHDLLNFIQGPRIRDRVSHGEAKLQEIPEFITCHILYLNLLVLSPGGPDIDEAPSGTTNKMQCMNLRGLREEYALNAKLEGKFLENTSETKCLEHCPPPSDEACSQDKKCTNDSSNLSDHGKEVIGELRRNMNYYKCVFHPSAILHRRLIHAGSYISNWIQWDRVDSSELDYPEWESWDKIQLPEAISYPPLHISHNVCSLHNMEQFLVLVKNIQYKVLYRPKQEVELISILQRITVCILATLEKNCDNMTLKYSQYINKRLRSRQRETYRRQLIAVPVIVSSCYLTSQVIYLIFLAINKSGDLSLSSFTSLMRVLKPVLKVTENLVTQTSLSVNRWDEASSLSVNNIDHIRKEFTHRQE; translated from the exons ATGATCCTGCTTTGGATCAAATCACAGGACACTTTTCTGTCTACTGAAGTGAAGAAGTTCATCGAAACAGTAACCCCAGACCTCACCCAGATACCAAGTGGTGCTGATTATAGCTGGATTTATCGTGACACTGGGATAGCATGGGAAAAGTTGGAGGATGTTTTTGACA ATatcaaagaagaaaatggaagtaaGGCTTGGTTCTTTGAGGCTATCAAGCAGGTACCTCCCTTATTCAGGGAGTGTTACCATATGCTCCAGAATGTGTATCCTGCAGCATATGATGCTTTACTTAAACCATTTCTAGAGTGGACACATCAG GAAAAGGATATACACCTGACCATAAAGCAAATTTCAAAGGAAAGCACATCTGGAGATCACTTGGTTGCTCTCCTCACCATCACAGCTATTGTGGAGAGAGCTTTGGGGAAT GTCCAGCTGCTGATAGTGATGCTTGGCTCAGTGCTGGGCCTTAATCTTCGCAACATTGCTTGGCATGGATTCTTAAGTCCCCATGAAACAAGCCAAGCTTTTGTTGCAACAATTATCTTCATTCTTGCTGACTGTGGAAGGATGCTGGAAAAAACTAGTCAAATCAAGAATATCCCATGCAGGCCACATGTAACCTTTGATGAG gcaTCATGCCTTAGCAGTGTATTTGATAATATGATCATCCCCAGAAAAGCTGTTTTGGAAGAAGTGATAAGGAATTCCAGTTTTGTTCCAATTGTCATGTATCCTGCTTGGAAAAAAGCCTTAGAACTTTTGGAAGAGGAGCA ATGGGGTTTGTGTGtaactcttcttcttcccttgatGGAATGTTCCATGAGAGCAATGTTTGCTCATGTTAACAAAGTGTCAGAGAGAATGCTAACTGCAGAAAATTCAACATTATACACCACCATGGATGAAATACTTAATGAATATATGGAGAACAGTACAACTTCTCAGACAGTGAACGAAAAGGATGGAAAATATGAGATTTCTAGTTGTTCTGCCTGTGTTCACAATTTGGGAAACAGAGAACACTGTGAGGTAAACAAGTGCACACTAGCAGCTGATGGGATAAAGCATGCAGatcaagaaaagaacagagaattaGATGCTTCAGAGAAAAAGAATCAGGTTCAGTATACTATAGGTACAAAACTAAATGAAGCTCTACATGACCTACTGAATTTTATCCAAGGCCCACGTATCAGGGACAGAGTGAGTCATGGAGAGGCTAAGTTACAAGAAATCCCGGAATTTATTACATGTCACATTTTATATCTTAACCTTCTGGTGCTCTCTCCAGGAGGTCCAGATATTGATGAAGCTCCCAGTGGTACTACTAATAAAATGCAGTGTATGAACTTGAGGGGTCTAAGGGAGGAATATGCATTAAATGCTAAATTGGAAGGAAAATTCTTGGAAAATACAAGTGAAACAAAATGCCTTGAACATTGTCCTCCTCCCTCTGATGAAGCATGTTCCCAGGATAAGAAATGTACCAATGACTCCAGTAATTTATCAGACCATGGTAAAGAAGTTATTGGTGAACTGAGGAGAAATATGAATTATTACAAGTGTGTTTTCCATCCAAGTGCAATATTACACAGGAGGCTTATTCATGCTGGGTCATATATTTCAAACTGGATACAGTGGGATAGAGTAGATTCTTCAGAACTTGATTATCCAGAGTGGGAATCCTGGGATAAGATACAGTTACCTGAAGCAATATCATACCCACCTTTACATATTTCTCACAATGTGTGCAGCCTTCATAACATGGAACAGTTTCTTGTTTTAGTAAAAAACATCCAGTACAAAGTTTTATATAGACCCAAACAGGAGGTTGAATTAATATCTATTTTGCAGAGAATTACAGTATGCATTTTAGCAACTCTtgaaaaaaattgtgataatatgaccttaaaatattcacaatatattaataaaagattaaggtccagacagagagagacataccggAGACAACTAATTGCAGTTCCAGTAATTGTTTCAAGTTGTTATCTTACAAGTCAAGTGATTTACTTAATCTTCTTGGCCATTAACAAGTCTGGAGACTTAAGTCTGTCTTCCTTTACCAGTCTAATGAGAGTGCTAAAACCTGTGCTGAAAGTCACTGAGAATTTAGTAACTCAAACCAGCTTGAGTGTAAATCGCTGGGATGAAGCATCATCTTTatctgttaataatattgatcatataaGAAAGGAATTTACTCATAGACAAGAGTGA